A region from the Oryzias latipes chromosome 20, ASM223467v1 genome encodes:
- the LOC111946688 gene encoding uncharacterized protein LOC111946688 yields the protein MLPLSTVDSSSFRRIIDKIPSNNNVHLPHRKSFTSYLENEYKKMKAALKLALDDVQFVSTTADIWTANNRSYMGVTIHWFNQDTLERHKAALACKRVRGRHTFDVIAAELEQIHSSFGLLNKLVATVTDNASNFVKAFKTFPPPESDEDEKEEEEEEEQEDVLFTDIAEALTSVSDEGHITLPPHYRCASHTINLISTSDVEKYLTSSPTTKSVYRVTIAKCTALWTKASRSTVAAEQVQEVSQRKLLVPSSTRWNSFYDAVSRVAEIPMNELNNLCNKLGIKCFNEKEYQFMHEFCIAMKPLTAALDILQGDECPYGALLPTLEILMTKSLSLKDLLTKMTADLPDVIVKAIQTRFSIVLDNKDALLAAISCPKFKLRWVKDGARKQQLKNLLVAECQILSSSAGDSDKTDNVPIKVVTPVTGMEFFEFESEPEDCYSADQEVMNYLSSGGFELDTLSNFPAVKKVFLKYNTPTPSSAPVERFFVLGGLVLTPRRNRLSDSRFEKLLLMRYNHCFTSPDHLKKSEQ from the exons ATGCTGCCACTTTCTACTGTGGACTCCTCAAGCTTTCGCCGAATTATCGACAAAATTCCCTCAAACAATAATGTACATCTGCCACACAGAAAGTCATTCACCTCATATCTGGAAAACGAGTACAAAAAGATGAAAGCCGCTTTAAAGTTAGCGTTAGATGATGTACAGTTTGTATCAACAACTGCAGATATCTGGACTGCTAATAATAGGAGTTATATGGGTGTAACCATTCACTGGTTCAACCAAGACACTTTGGAAAGACACAAAGCTGCGTTGGCTTGCAAAAGAGTTAGAGGCAGGCACACTTTTGATGTCATTGCTGCTGAACTGGAgcaaattcattcatctttcgGCTTGCTAAACAAACTTGTTGCTACAGTTACAGATAATGCATCCAATTTTGTGAAAGCATTTAAGACTTTCCCACCACCTGAGTCTGATGAAGatgaaaaagaagaggaggaggaagaggagcaggaagatgTACTTTTTACAGACATAGCAGAAGCCCTCACTTCTGTTTCTGATGAGGGCCACATCACTCTCCCCCCACACTACAGGTGTGCATCACACACCATCAACCTCATTTCCACAAGTGACGTTGAAAAATACCTCACATCTAGTCCAACTACAAAATCTGTGTACAGGGTTACTATTGCAAAATGCACTGCGCTTTGGACTAAAGCAAGTCGATCAACTGTTGCAGCAGAACAAGTGCAGGAGGTCAGCCAGAGGAAGCTCCTGGTTCCATCATCAACCAGGTGGAATTCATTTTATGATGCAGTCTCCAGAGTTGCAGAGATCCCTATGAATGAGCTAAATAACCTGTGCAACAAGCTGGGTATCAAGTGCTTCAATGAAAAAGAATATCAGTTCATGCATGAATTCTGTATTGCAATGAAGCCACTTACTGCAGCACTGGACATACTGCAGGGTGATGAGTGTCCATATGGTGCTTTGCTGCCTACACTTGAGATCCTGATGACAAAGTCTCTCAGCCTAAAAGATTTGCTCACCAAGATGACAGCAGACCTGCCAGATGTTATTGTAAAG GCCATCCAGACTCGTTTCTCCATTGTGCTCGACAACAAAGATGCTCTTCTTGCTGCCATAAGCTGCCCAAAGTTCAAACTCAGATGGGTGAAAGATGGAGCTAGAAAACAGCAACTGAAGAATCTTCTGGTAGCAGAGTGCCAAATACTTTCTTCTTCAGCAGGAGACTCAGACAAAACTGACAATGTGCCAATCAAAGTAGTAACACCAGTAACTGGTATGGAGTTTTTTGAATTTGAGTCAGAGCCTGAGGACTGTTACTCTGCAGACCAAGAAGTAATGAACTATCTGAGCTCAGGGGGATTTGAACTTGACACCTTGAGCAACTTCCCCGCAGTCAAAAAGGTTTTCCTGAAGTACAACACTCCAACCCCTTCAAGTGCACCAGTAgagcgtttttttgttttaggtggATTGGTGCTGACCCCAAGACGGAATAGACTGTCTGACAGTCGATTTGAGAAGCTGCTTTTAATGAGATACAACCACTGTTTCACTAGCCCTGATCATCTGAAAAAAAGTGAACAGTAG